The following coding sequences are from one Rutidosis leptorrhynchoides isolate AG116_Rl617_1_P2 chromosome 11, CSIRO_AGI_Rlap_v1, whole genome shotgun sequence window:
- the LOC139876495 gene encoding glutathione S-transferase APIC-like, protein MAIKVYGAPGSTATLRVRACLAEKDLDYEFVKVDMANKEHKKPEFLARNPFGQVPVFEDGDLTLFESRAITQYLAHAYPDKGNSLIITDPKKMAILAVWIEVESQKFEPTASKLVWELILKSMLLGMSPDEAVVDEHEKKLEELLDVYEKRLSECKYLGGDSFTLVDLHHLPNLKYLMGTKVKRLFDARPHVSAWAADIQSRPGSIKAFTA, encoded by the exons ATGGCTATAAAAGTTTATGGAGCCCCTGGTTCAACCGCAACTCTAAGGGTTCGAGCTTGTTTAGCCGAGAAGGACCTTGACTATGAGTTTGTTAAGGTCGATATGGCTAACAAAGAACACAAGAAGCCAGAATTTCTTGCTCGTaac CCTTTTGGTCAAGTTCCAGTTTTTGAAGATGGTGATCTCACCTTGTTTG AATCAAGGGCGATTACACAATACCTAGCACACGCTTACCCTGATAAGGGCAACTCTCTAATAATCACTGATCCAAAGAAAATGGCGATACTCGCGGTATGGATTGAAGTCGAGTCGCAAAAATTCGAACCCACAGCTTCAAAGCTAGTTTGGGAGCTAATATTGAAGTCAATGTTGTTAGGAATGAGTCCCGATGAGGCGGTAGTAGACGAGCACGAAAAGAAGCTCGAAGAACTGCTCGATGTGTACGAAAAACGTTTGTCCGAATGCAAGTACTTAGGGGGAGATAGTTTCACATTGGTGGATCTTCATCACCTTCCTAATTTGAAGTACTTGATGGGAACAAAGGTTAAGAGGTTGTTTGATGCCCGGCCACATGTTAGCGCGTGGGCCGCGGATATTCAATCGAGGCCTGGTTCGATCAAAGCCTTTACGGCTTAG